In Sphingobium amiense, a genomic segment contains:
- a CDS encoding 2-dehydro-3-deoxy-6-phosphogalactonate aldolase, translating into MTLLHDFEAAFRACPLVAILRGVAPEEVESVGEALVGAGIGLIEIPLNSPRPLESIERLAGALRGRALVGAGTVLTLGNVRDVAAAGGQIIVSPNSDPAVIGATREAGLISLPGFSTPSEAFAALGAGATALKLFPAEAASPKILGAIRAVLPREVAVLPVGGIEVDSMAPWLAAGASGFGLGSSLYRPGRSAEEVGAKARTFVTTLASLRAAGTP; encoded by the coding sequence GTGACGCTCCTCCATGATTTCGAAGCCGCCTTTCGGGCTTGCCCGCTCGTCGCCATCCTGCGCGGCGTCGCCCCCGAGGAGGTGGAATCTGTCGGCGAAGCGCTGGTCGGTGCGGGGATCGGCCTCATCGAGATTCCGCTCAATTCGCCGCGCCCGCTGGAGAGCATCGAACGGCTGGCCGGTGCCCTGCGCGGGCGGGCGCTGGTGGGGGCAGGCACTGTCCTTACCCTTGGAAATGTGCGCGATGTCGCCGCCGCCGGGGGTCAGATCATCGTGTCGCCCAACAGCGACCCGGCGGTGATCGGCGCGACGCGAGAGGCGGGACTGATCTCGCTGCCGGGCTTTTCCACGCCGAGCGAAGCCTTCGCCGCGCTCGGTGCGGGCGCGACGGCGCTCAAGCTCTTTCCGGCAGAGGCCGCCAGCCCGAAAATCCTCGGTGCGATCCGCGCCGTGCTGCCCCGCGAGGTCGCCGTGCTGCCTGTAGGAGGCATCGAAGTAGACAGCATGGCGCCATGGCTCGCCGCCGGGGCATCGGGCTTCGGCCTTGGCTCCTCGCTCTACAGGCCGGGCCGGTCGGCAGAAGAGGTTGGCGCGAAGGCGCGAACATTCGTCACCACGCTGGCGTCGCTTCGCGCCGCCGGGACGCCTTAA
- a CDS encoding tryptophan halogenase family protein, with protein sequence MQASQTGAASGGTRVVIVGGGTAGWMTASALATLMGGAVDIHLVESEEIGIVGVGEATLPHLRAFLERIGADEAAFMAATHATYKLGIQFDGFGCEGQSYIHPFGTYGRPLAGVGFHHFWLRARAEGHAARIDEYSLAVMAAEARRFARPQPDAAQVDSFGYAYQFDATLFGPYLRGIAEPRGVTRTEGRVASVERDAETGDVRALLLADGQRIEGDLFIDCSGFRALLIGDEAWEDWSHWLPCDRAVAVPCRAADAGIEPFTRATAMPAGWRWHIPLRHRVGNGYVYSSAHCSDEEAASALLAAIEGEALAEPRLLRFRAGRRRRSWVGNVVSVGLASGLLEPLESTSIYLIQMAITGLVEHFPGRGIDPIERDAFNREVDYEYDRIRDFLILHYHATERRDSSFWNHVRTMDIPDTLAEKLELWRSAALVPQYRRGLFLEPSWISVLVGQGVLPEGWDVRAELPESGGLAAALRGLHTHIASRVAAMPPHHAALGARAAP encoded by the coding sequence ATGCAGGCCAGCCAGACCGGCGCGGCGTCGGGCGGAACCCGCGTCGTGATCGTTGGCGGCGGCACGGCAGGATGGATGACCGCCAGCGCGCTCGCGACGCTGATGGGCGGCGCAGTCGACATCCACCTCGTCGAGAGCGAGGAGATCGGGATCGTCGGTGTGGGCGAAGCGACCTTGCCCCACCTGCGCGCCTTTCTCGAACGCATCGGCGCCGACGAAGCCGCGTTCATGGCGGCAACGCACGCCACCTACAAACTCGGCATCCAGTTCGACGGTTTCGGATGCGAAGGCCAAAGCTACATCCATCCGTTCGGCACCTATGGCCGGCCGCTTGCGGGCGTGGGCTTTCACCATTTCTGGCTTCGGGCGCGGGCGGAAGGGCATGCCGCACGGATCGACGAATATTCGCTCGCAGTGATGGCCGCCGAGGCGCGCCGTTTTGCCCGCCCGCAGCCTGATGCGGCGCAGGTCGACAGCTTCGGCTACGCCTACCAGTTCGACGCGACGCTGTTCGGCCCCTATCTTCGCGGCATAGCCGAGCCGCGTGGCGTCACCCGCACGGAGGGCCGCGTGGCCTCGGTCGAGCGTGATGCGGAAACCGGCGACGTGCGCGCGCTGCTGCTCGCGGACGGACAAAGGATCGAAGGCGACCTCTTCATCGACTGCTCGGGCTTTCGCGCGCTCCTGATCGGCGACGAAGCATGGGAAGACTGGTCGCACTGGCTGCCGTGCGACCGCGCGGTCGCGGTGCCATGTCGCGCCGCCGATGCCGGGATCGAACCGTTCACGCGCGCGACCGCGATGCCTGCGGGCTGGCGCTGGCATATTCCGCTCCGCCACCGGGTCGGCAACGGCTATGTTTATTCCAGCGCGCATTGCAGCGACGAGGAAGCCGCCTCGGCGCTGCTCGCCGCGATTGAGGGCGAGGCGCTTGCCGAACCGCGGCTGCTGCGCTTCCGCGCGGGCCGCCGCCGCCGGAGCTGGGTCGGAAATGTCGTTTCGGTGGGGCTGGCCTCGGGCCTTCTCGAACCGCTGGAATCGACGAGCATCTACCTCATTCAGATGGCGATCACCGGTCTCGTCGAACATTTCCCCGGACGCGGCATAGACCCGATCGAACGCGACGCCTTCAACCGGGAAGTCGACTATGAATATGACCGCATCCGCGATTTCCTGATCCTCCATTATCATGCGACGGAGCGTCGGGATTCCAGCTTCTGGAACCATGTCCGCACCATGGACATCCCCGACACGCTCGCCGAAAAGCTCGAACTGTGGCGCAGCGCCGCGCTGGTGCCGCAATATCGGCGCGGGCTGTTTCTGGAACCGAGCTGGATTTCGGTTCTGGTCGGACAGGGGGTGTTGCCCGAAGGATGGGACGTGCGCGCCGAACTGCCGGAATCCGGCGGTCTCGCTGCCGCGCTGCGCGGCCTGCATACGCATATCGCCAGTCGCGTCGCAGCCATGCCGCCGCACCACGCCGCACTCGGCGCACGGGCTGCGCCATGA
- a CDS encoding DMT family transporter: protein MKASAGRAWLLYALTTVILWGVWGALSGLSSDYGFPATLVYGVWALTMIPPALIILRMDGWRLATDRRSIFYGMAVGLLGAGGQMILFYALARGPAYFIFPVISLSPVITIAMSFFLLGERTGRMGAVGIVLALAALPLFDLAPGGDGSHTAAWAIPALLVMLCWGLQAYLMKAANNVMPAASIFAYMTVSGLALIPVAWSLTDFSAAINWGWSGPGLAAAVQLLNAIGALTLVLAFRTGKALVVAPLSNAGAPLATALLSLAIFGVVPTYLKSLGIILALVASLLLAMEPDESSAKQTQ, encoded by the coding sequence ATGAAGGCCTCCGCAGGCCGCGCATGGCTTCTCTATGCGCTGACGACCGTCATCCTGTGGGGCGTGTGGGGCGCCCTGTCCGGCCTGTCGAGCGATTATGGCTTTCCCGCGACGCTGGTCTATGGCGTCTGGGCGCTGACGATGATCCCGCCCGCGCTCATCATCCTGCGGATGGACGGCTGGCGGCTTGCGACGGATCGCCGCTCGATTTTCTACGGCATGGCCGTCGGCCTGCTGGGGGCGGGCGGGCAGATGATCCTTTTCTACGCGCTCGCGCGCGGCCCCGCCTATTTCATCTTTCCGGTGATCTCCCTGTCTCCGGTCATCACCATCGCCATGTCCTTCTTCCTCCTTGGGGAACGCACGGGCCGGATGGGAGCGGTCGGCATCGTGCTCGCACTTGCCGCCCTGCCTCTTTTCGATCTGGCGCCCGGAGGCGATGGCAGCCACACGGCGGCATGGGCGATCCCGGCGCTCCTCGTGATGCTGTGCTGGGGCCTTCAGGCCTACCTCATGAAGGCGGCCAACAATGTCATGCCCGCCGCCAGCATCTTTGCCTATATGACGGTGTCCGGCCTCGCGCTCATTCCGGTGGCGTGGAGCCTCACCGATTTTTCGGCCGCGATCAACTGGGGATGGAGCGGGCCGGGACTGGCCGCAGCGGTCCAGCTTCTGAACGCAATCGGCGCGCTCACACTTGTCCTCGCCTTCCGGACGGGCAAGGCGCTGGTGGTGGCGCCGCTTTCGAATGCGGGCGCGCCGCTGGCGACCGCACTCCTTTCGCTCGCCATCTTCGGCGTGGTTCCCACTTATCTGAAAAGTCTCGGCATCATTCTCGCCCTCGTCGCTTCGCTGCTGCTGGCGATGGAACCGGACGAAAGCAGTGCGAAACAAACGCAATAA
- a CDS encoding SIS domain-containing protein, with the protein MPDVQDTTADWTLREIRQQPLTLRETQKLIDGEGGRIDAFLKPLLARKELRMILAGAGTSAFIGDSLAPFLSRVLGRSVEAIATTDIVSAPHLYLRREAPTLLISFGRSGNSPESSAAIDLADRMIGETYHLIVTCNADGALARLAGPRIATLVLPEATHDRAFAMTSSFTAMMLTALRVLGGPGGAQAATAAIADAIVDLIEGEEDRAARLAAQGFERAVFLGSGVLAGVAREAALKLMELSDGAVATCFDTSLGFRHGPKTFITDRTLAVMFVSSDPLTRRYDRDLLTELLKDGKCGMVIAISTREESCETIRISALEDASDAELALAYIVPAQLLAYQWSLKLGLDPDSPNRSGTVNRVVQGVEIHRPAA; encoded by the coding sequence ATGCCTGACGTCCAAGACACCACCGCCGACTGGACGCTGCGCGAAATCAGGCAGCAGCCGCTCACGTTGCGGGAAACACAGAAGCTGATCGACGGCGAGGGCGGGAGGATCGACGCGTTTCTGAAGCCCCTCCTTGCCCGGAAAGAGCTTCGGATGATCCTTGCCGGGGCGGGAACGTCGGCCTTTATCGGCGACAGCCTCGCGCCGTTTCTGTCCCGGGTGCTGGGGCGTAGCGTGGAAGCGATTGCGACCACCGACATCGTCAGCGCCCCGCACCTTTACCTGCGGCGTGAAGCGCCGACGCTGCTCATATCGTTCGGACGGTCGGGCAACAGCCCCGAAAGCAGCGCCGCCATCGACCTTGCTGACCGGATGATCGGGGAAACCTATCACCTTATCGTCACCTGCAATGCGGACGGCGCACTCGCCCGGCTTGCCGGTCCCCGCATCGCCACCCTCGTCCTGCCCGAAGCGACACATGACCGCGCTTTCGCCATGACCTCCAGCTTCACGGCGATGATGCTCACCGCCCTGCGCGTGCTGGGCGGCCCCGGCGGAGCGCAGGCTGCTACCGCAGCGATCGCCGATGCCATCGTCGACCTGATCGAGGGTGAGGAGGACCGCGCCGCGCGGCTGGCCGCGCAGGGCTTCGAGCGCGCGGTGTTCCTGGGGAGCGGCGTGCTGGCCGGGGTCGCCCGCGAAGCGGCGCTCAAGCTGATGGAACTGAGCGACGGGGCGGTGGCGACCTGCTTCGATACGTCCCTCGGCTTCCGCCACGGTCCGAAGACATTCATCACGGATCGCACACTGGCGGTGATGTTCGTCTCGTCCGATCCGCTGACCCGGCGCTACGACCGCGATCTCCTGACCGAGTTGCTGAAAGACGGAAAATGCGGGATGGTGATCGCGATCTCGACCCGCGAGGAAAGCTGTGAGACGATCCGGATCTCCGCTCTGGAAGACGCCAGCGATGCCGAACTCGCGCTTGCCTATATCGTCCCTGCGCAACTTCTTGCCTATCAATGGTCGCTGAAACTGGGCCTCGATCCCGACAGCCCGAACCGCAGCGGCACGGTCAACCGCGTCGTTCAGGGCGTCGAGATCCACCGGCCCGCAGCATGA
- a CDS encoding N-acetylglucosamine kinase has protein sequence MTPLYLGVDGGGTKTAFACIDGDGAEQIRFTAAGTYHPELGTDAVIERLRSGVERACAMLGISADAITAAFFGLPAFGEDAGADMALDAGCRSILGHDRYRCGNDMICGWAGSFACADGINVVAGTGSIAYGVRGDSAARAGGWGEIFSDEGSAFWIAARGLAAFARMSDGRAPKGPLHALLRDALALQHDLDLCSAVMGAQAPGRDGIAALAPLILEAAEAGDADCAAILTEAADHLADLAFAVRAAVGFAPGERAALSWSGSVLALAHPVRQRFVARLEEASLFDIVEPQHDPAYGAALYARDRVRTGQRV, from the coding sequence ATGACCCCCCTTTATCTCGGCGTCGATGGCGGAGGCACGAAAACAGCGTTCGCCTGCATCGACGGCGACGGCGCCGAACAGATACGCTTCACCGCCGCCGGAACCTATCATCCCGAACTGGGAACCGATGCCGTCATCGAAAGGCTGCGCAGCGGCGTGGAGCGCGCCTGCGCCATGCTCGGAATAAGCGCGGACGCGATCACCGCCGCCTTTTTCGGTCTGCCGGCGTTCGGCGAGGATGCCGGTGCCGACATGGCTCTCGACGCTGGCTGCCGGTCGATCCTGGGGCATGACCGCTATCGGTGCGGCAATGACATGATCTGCGGCTGGGCAGGCTCCTTCGCCTGCGCGGACGGCATCAACGTCGTCGCGGGAACCGGGTCCATCGCCTATGGCGTTCGCGGCGACAGCGCCGCGCGCGCGGGCGGCTGGGGCGAAATTTTCAGCGACGAAGGATCGGCCTTCTGGATCGCCGCGCGGGGTCTCGCCGCCTTTGCGCGGATGAGCGACGGGCGCGCGCCGAAAGGCCCGCTCCACGCGCTGCTGCGCGATGCGCTGGCGCTCCAGCACGATCTCGACCTGTGCAGCGCGGTCATGGGAGCGCAGGCGCCCGGACGCGACGGAATCGCCGCGCTCGCCCCGCTCATTCTCGAAGCGGCGGAGGCAGGGGACGCCGACTGCGCCGCCATTCTGACAGAAGCGGCCGACCATCTCGCCGATCTCGCCTTCGCGGTGCGGGCCGCAGTCGGCTTCGCGCCGGGAGAACGCGCCGCCCTGTCCTGGTCGGGAAGCGTCCTCGCCCTTGCGCATCCGGTGCGGCAGCGCTTCGTCGCGCGGCTCGAAGAAGCCTCGCTGTTCGACATCGTCGAGCCGCAGCACGATCCGGCCTATGGCGCGGCGCTCTATGCGCGCGACCGGGTCCGCACCGGCCAAAGGGTCTAG
- a CDS encoding glycoside hydrolase family 36 protein, which yields MTGSLATTRRNLLIRMLASAATTALPLPATRVFAAVGSVTPISDGVLTLAIDDALRMSLLFKGRSISPSQAQDSILLAQGEEHPTFVVIERQARRADTETLHSIRAVSASGLELAKTIRFDAAYPGLALIETSLRNISNRTISVARWTLADHLLKRGMEGPAWSFAGASYADRRDWAQPVTPTFDQRNFMGMNASDYGGGTPVADVWNRNFGIAVGHLDTVPRLVSLPVAATGAGTRIALVDDRPFSLAPGESLPPLPTFVMVHEGDFFRPLDAYRRLMADRGLAAPTPPAASYDPIWCAWGYERDYTPEQVFATLPKARQLGLRWAVLDDGWQQTIGDWTPDRGKYPAGDADMRAFVRQIDRNGMRARLWVAPLAAKPSSQLLRDHPDWLLLGPDGKPQTISWWDALTLCPAHEPVAAHFRALVRKMIGEWGYAGLKLDGQHLNGVAPCHNPAHHHARPEESIEKLQDFWKQLYDEAVAANPQAVVEICPCGDSFAFHNLPATNNVPAADPLTSWQVRLKGKAMKALMGPRAAFAGDHVELSDGGRDFASSYGVGAIVSTKFTWPRDTDRPTATLPPGGYVLTPEKEAHWRRWIDLYQDNRLSQGDYRGGLYDLAFDRPEAHAIGKDGAMHYAFYAPRFDGEIELRGLGEGAYCVVDALTGNPVATVTAAANRVRVAFDGHLMLRTLPAGEDA from the coding sequence ATGACCGGAAGTCTGGCGACGACGCGCCGCAACCTTCTCATCCGGATGCTGGCGAGCGCGGCTACGACCGCCCTGCCTCTCCCTGCAACCCGCGTCTTTGCCGCAGTCGGCTCCGTGACGCCAATATCCGATGGCGTGCTGACGCTGGCTATCGACGACGCCCTGCGCATGAGCCTCCTTTTCAAAGGTCGGTCGATCTCTCCATCGCAGGCGCAGGACAGCATCCTGCTGGCGCAGGGAGAGGAGCATCCCACCTTCGTCGTCATCGAACGGCAGGCGCGCAGGGCTGATACGGAGACTCTGCACAGCATACGCGCTGTGTCCGCCAGCGGTCTGGAACTGGCGAAGACAATCCGGTTCGACGCCGCCTATCCCGGTTTGGCGCTGATCGAAACATCGCTCCGCAACATCTCGAACCGCACCATATCCGTCGCGCGATGGACACTCGCAGACCATCTGCTGAAGCGCGGAATGGAGGGACCGGCATGGAGCTTTGCCGGAGCGTCCTATGCCGACCGGCGCGACTGGGCTCAGCCCGTCACTCCCACGTTCGACCAGCGCAATTTCATGGGTATGAACGCGTCGGACTATGGCGGCGGCACGCCGGTTGCGGATGTGTGGAACCGGAATTTCGGCATCGCGGTGGGCCATCTCGATACCGTGCCGCGCCTCGTGTCGCTTCCCGTCGCCGCGACGGGAGCAGGAACGCGCATCGCCCTTGTCGATGATCGCCCGTTCAGCCTTGCGCCGGGCGAAAGCTTGCCTCCCCTCCCCACTTTCGTGATGGTTCATGAGGGCGATTTTTTCCGCCCGCTGGACGCCTATCGCCGCCTGATGGCCGATCGCGGCCTCGCAGCGCCCACGCCCCCCGCGGCAAGTTATGATCCGATCTGGTGCGCATGGGGCTATGAGCGAGACTACACGCCCGAACAGGTTTTCGCGACGCTGCCCAAGGCGCGGCAGCTCGGACTGCGCTGGGCGGTGCTCGACGACGGGTGGCAGCAGACGATCGGCGACTGGACGCCCGACCGTGGCAAATATCCCGCCGGAGATGCCGACATGCGCGCCTTCGTCCGCCAGATCGACCGCAACGGCATGCGGGCGAGACTCTGGGTCGCGCCGCTGGCGGCGAAGCCATCGTCGCAGTTGCTGCGCGATCATCCCGACTGGCTGCTCCTCGGCCCGGACGGCAAGCCGCAGACGATAAGCTGGTGGGACGCCCTCACGCTGTGCCCCGCCCACGAACCGGTCGCGGCGCATTTCCGCGCGCTCGTGCGCAAGATGATCGGCGAATGGGGCTATGCCGGACTGAAACTAGACGGGCAGCATCTGAACGGCGTCGCGCCCTGCCACAACCCCGCGCATCATCATGCCCGGCCTGAGGAATCCATCGAAAAACTGCAGGATTTCTGGAAGCAGCTTTATGACGAAGCGGTCGCGGCCAATCCGCAGGCCGTGGTGGAAATCTGCCCATGCGGCGACAGCTTCGCCTTTCACAACCTGCCCGCCACGAACAATGTGCCTGCCGCAGACCCGCTGACATCGTGGCAGGTCCGGCTCAAGGGCAAGGCGATGAAGGCGCTGATGGGGCCGCGAGCCGCCTTCGCGGGCGACCATGTCGAACTGTCCGATGGCGGCAGGGACTTCGCCTCGAGCTATGGGGTCGGCGCGATCGTCTCGACCAAATTCACCTGGCCGCGCGACACCGACCGTCCGACCGCCACCCTCCCGCCGGGCGGCTATGTGCTGACCCCCGAAAAGGAAGCGCACTGGCGCAGGTGGATCGACCTTTATCAGGACAACCGGCTGTCGCAGGGCGACTATCGGGGTGGATTATATGACCTCGCCTTCGACCGGCCGGAGGCTCATGCCATCGGCAAGGATGGCGCTATGCACTACGCCTTTTATGCGCCCCGTTTTGATGGCGAGATCGAACTGCGCGGTCTTGGCGAAGGCGCATACTGCGTCGTCGATGCCCTGACCGGCAATCCGGTGGCGACGGTCACCGCCGCCGCCAATCGCGTCAGGGTGGCGTTCGACGGGCATCTGATGCTGCGCACCCTCCCGGCGGGAGAAGACGCATGA
- a CDS encoding amidohydrolase family protein produces the protein MKFRCLSIMAASLVLASCATLPRSAAAPAFYGEEDFAAVPKMDAHVHINIYDPAFLKLARDRGFAVLSINVDYPDFPALAEQAGVARRMKAAEPRLFDYATTFPMDGFGGAGWSDRTIAGIDAALAGGAVAVKIWKNVGMVARDTEGRRVFLDDPRFDPVIAHLAAAGVPLIAHQGEPRNCWLPLDRMTTLNDRNYYRDHPQYHMYLHPAEPSYEKLMEIRDRFVARHPDLAFDGAHLGSLEWSVDALAGFLDRHPGAVVDLAARMSNLQVQSQADRDKVRAFFIKYQDRLLYATDLTDNPPDDHAPAQNPPATGAFVAQAEAVWRADWRYLATPLVQHVDAIDADVAGLELPRTVIDKIYWSNARRFFRLSPDPAAVTGR, from the coding sequence ATGAAGTTTCGCTGTTTATCCATCATGGCGGCGTCGCTGGTCCTCGCTTCCTGCGCCACGCTGCCGCGCTCCGCCGCTGCTCCCGCATTCTATGGAGAGGAGGATTTCGCGGCGGTTCCCAAGATGGACGCCCATGTCCACATCAACATTTACGATCCCGCCTTCCTGAAGCTCGCGCGTGACCGTGGCTTCGCGGTGCTGTCGATCAACGTCGACTATCCCGATTTTCCGGCCCTTGCGGAACAGGCCGGGGTCGCGCGGCGGATGAAGGCGGCCGAACCCCGGCTGTTCGATTATGCGACGACCTTCCCGATGGACGGCTTCGGCGGCGCTGGCTGGTCAGACAGGACAATCGCCGGGATCGACGCTGCCCTTGCAGGAGGCGCGGTGGCGGTGAAGATCTGGAAGAATGTCGGAATGGTGGCCCGCGATACCGAGGGCCGGCGCGTGTTTCTGGACGATCCGCGCTTCGATCCGGTGATCGCGCATCTTGCGGCGGCGGGCGTGCCGCTGATCGCGCATCAGGGAGAGCCGCGTAACTGCTGGCTGCCGCTCGATCGGATGACGACGCTCAACGACCGCAACTATTATCGCGATCATCCCCAATATCACATGTATCTCCACCCCGCCGAGCCGAGCTATGAAAAGCTGATGGAGATCCGCGACAGGTTCGTTGCGCGGCATCCCGATCTGGCGTTCGACGGCGCGCACCTCGGCAGTCTGGAATGGAGCGTCGATGCGCTCGCGGGCTTTCTCGACCGCCATCCGGGCGCGGTGGTCGATCTTGCCGCGCGCATGTCCAATCTTCAGGTCCAGTCGCAGGCTGACCGGGACAAGGTCCGCGCCTTCTTCATCAAATATCAGGACCGGCTGCTCTACGCGACCGACCTCACGGACAATCCCCCTGACGACCATGCTCCCGCGCAAAATCCGCCCGCGACCGGCGCGTTCGTCGCGCAGGCGGAAGCGGTGTGGCGCGCCGACTGGCGTTATCTCGCCACCCCCCTTGTCCAGCATGTCGACGCCATCGACGCGGATGTCGCGGGGCTGGAGCTGCCCCGCACGGTGATCGACAAGATTTACTGGAGCAACGCCCGGCGCTTCTTCCGTCTCTCGCCCGATCCTGCCGCTGTGACCGGCCGCTAG
- the agaR gene encoding transcriptional repressor AgaR, which produces MPVTRDTSRRRQVISALVREEGSVQVAPLAKRFGVTMQTIRKDLQFLADRGIAERSYGGAIASDAVNLTRELPAEDKRAINAAEKQRIGALAAALVRPGESIILDSGTTTQEIARNLPDDESITVLTNDLDIMTILAARQHITAVMLGGALRRRNRSLYGAQAVAAFDDLHVDKLFLGVDGMDVERGITTHFEPEAILNRKMVAAASTVIAVTDRTKFGRVCLHRIVQLDEIHALVTDGAVPEDIELAAQRARIAIHNG; this is translated from the coding sequence ATGCCTGTTACGCGAGACACCAGCCGCCGCCGTCAGGTCATCAGCGCCCTTGTGCGCGAGGAGGGCAGCGTTCAGGTGGCCCCGCTCGCCAAGCGGTTCGGCGTCACGATGCAGACGATCCGCAAGGATTTGCAGTTCCTTGCCGATCGCGGCATCGCCGAACGCTCCTATGGCGGTGCAATCGCGTCCGACGCCGTCAACCTGACCCGCGAACTGCCCGCGGAGGACAAGCGGGCGATCAATGCGGCGGAAAAGCAGCGCATCGGCGCGCTGGCCGCCGCGCTCGTCCGTCCGGGGGAATCGATCATCCTCGATTCCGGAACGACGACGCAGGAAATCGCCCGCAACCTGCCGGACGACGAATCCATCACCGTCCTCACCAACGATCTCGACATCATGACCATCCTCGCCGCGAGGCAGCATATCACGGCGGTGATGCTGGGTGGCGCGCTGCGCCGCCGCAATCGCTCACTCTATGGCGCGCAGGCGGTGGCGGCGTTTGACGATCTTCATGTCGACAAACTGTTCCTTGGCGTCGACGGCATGGATGTCGAACGGGGCATCACCACCCATTTCGAGCCGGAGGCGATCCTCAACCGGAAAATGGTGGCCGCCGCATCGACCGTGATCGCCGTGACCGACCGGACCAAGTTCGGCCGGGTATGCCTGCACCGGATCGTCCAGCTCGATGAAATTCACGCGCTGGTGACCGATGGCGCGGTCCCGGAAGATATCGAACTGGCCGCACAGCGCGCCCGGATCGCGATCCACAACGGCTAG
- a CDS encoding D-tagatose-bisphosphate aldolase, class II, non-catalytic subunit, translating into MDKFSRLFADHKAGHVRGIASICSAHPLVIEATFRHALGRGREMVLVEATSNQVNQYGGYTGMTPASFRAFVESIAQRVGFPCEAIILGGDHLGPNAWTALPAAEAMERACRMVGDYVRAGFRKIHLDCSMSCADDPEPLDKQVIAERAATLCAAAEAAFSGPRELAPLYVIGTEVPVPGGAAEDLDTLAVTTPADALETIAIHERLFHAAGLSDAWTRVIATVVQPGVEFDHDKVIDYDPAAAADLAASIQPVDGLVFEAHSTDYQTPDALKALVRDHFAILKVGPGVTFALREALWALDAMEGELVERAQRGRLRDTALDRMRSDPAHWRKYYHGDGEALGFQLQYSLSDRIRYYWPDPAITVAQERLFANLRASPPPLPLISQYLPSAYHAVRAGVASFDPADLAMAHIAATLDDYDGACNPDA; encoded by the coding sequence ATGGATAAATTCAGCCGTTTGTTTGCAGACCATAAGGCCGGGCATGTTCGCGGCATCGCCTCGATATGCTCCGCGCATCCGCTCGTGATCGAAGCGACGTTCCGTCATGCGCTGGGCCGGGGCCGCGAGATGGTGCTGGTCGAGGCGACCTCCAATCAGGTCAACCAATATGGCGGCTATACCGGCATGACCCCGGCCTCCTTCCGCGCCTTCGTGGAATCGATCGCGCAACGGGTCGGCTTCCCCTGCGAGGCGATCATTCTGGGCGGCGATCACCTCGGCCCCAATGCCTGGACCGCCCTGCCCGCCGCAGAGGCGATGGAGCGCGCCTGCCGGATGGTCGGCGACTATGTCCGGGCGGGCTTCCGCAAAATCCATCTCGACTGCTCGATGAGCTGCGCGGACGATCCCGAGCCGCTCGACAAGCAGGTGATCGCTGAACGCGCCGCGACCCTGTGCGCCGCGGCCGAGGCTGCCTTTTCCGGCCCGCGGGAGCTTGCGCCGCTTTACGTGATCGGCACCGAGGTTCCGGTGCCGGGGGGCGCCGCCGAGGATCTCGACACGCTGGCGGTGACGACCCCGGCCGACGCGCTCGAAACCATCGCGATCCATGAACGGCTGTTTCACGCAGCGGGCCTTTCCGACGCATGGACGCGCGTAATCGCGACGGTTGTCCAGCCTGGCGTCGAGTTCGACCATGACAAGGTCATCGACTATGATCCCGCCGCGGCAGCCGATCTCGCCGCCTCGATCCAGCCTGTCGACGGTCTGGTGTTCGAAGCGCATTCGACCGACTATCAGACGCCCGACGCGCTGAAGGCGCTCGTCCGCGATCATTTCGCCATCCTGAAGGTCGGACCCGGCGTGACCTTCGCCCTGCGCGAGGCGCTGTGGGCGCTCGACGCGATGGAAGGCGAACTGGTCGAGCGGGCGCAGCGCGGCCGCCTTCGCGACACGGCGCTCGACCGGATGCGCAGCGACCCGGCGCACTGGCGGAAATATTATCATGGCGACGGCGAAGCGCTCGGCTTCCAGTTGCAATACAGCCTGTCCGACCGCATCCGCTATTACTGGCCCGATCCGGCGATCACCGTTGCGCAGGAAAGGCTGTTCGCCAATCTGCGTGCCAGTCCGCCGCCGCTGCCGCTCATCAGCCAGTATCTTCCGTCCGCCTATCATGCCGTGCGCGCGGGCGTCGCGAGCTTCGACCCTGCCGATCTGGCCATGGCGCATATCGCCGCCACTCTCGATGACTATGATGGAGCCTGCAATCCCGATGCCTGA